The sequence below is a genomic window from Bacteroidales bacterium MB20-C3-3.
ACACTTTAGCCTCTATCCGTGGAAAGTATTCATGGATATGAATCTCGGCAAGTTTTACACCGGGGTCTCACTATCTTTAAGGCAGGACTTTTCAATCAAGCCTTTGCTCTTCTATGAAGCGAGTTTTACTGCTCACAGATTTGATTACTTCAGAGGTAGCCAGACTGAGTCTTACCTTGATAAACTACCTACCAGTATTGAGGAAAATGAGGTTTTCGGAAATATAAAAGTTGGCAGTCCCGTAGATCTGAACAGGAGTATAATTGGTAAGTTCAGTATAACAGCAGGAAGAAACTCATACTCATACTACCTGACAGATAACTTTACCTCTTATGATATTCCTGACAGAACAGGAATTACATATTTCTCACCATCCCTTATTCTGGAAAGAAATACAACAAATTACAGAATTTATCCCACTTCAGGAATTAAACAAAGATTATCACTGGGGTACGCCTATATGTCTGCAAACTATTTTGCAGGAAGCACTTCCGATGAGATAAGATCTGACATTGACATCATAAACAACAGATTAAAGCTGAATATCTATTCAGAGGTTTATCACTCAGTAAACAAGTGGCTAACTATAGGCTCTGTTGCTGAATTGACTATTTCATCAAGGGTAATGCTTGGTGACTATATTTCTACTTTGATAGTCACCCCCTCTTTCCAGCCTACGCCACACAGCAAAACTCTGCTTTTGAAAGGATACAGAGCAAACTCTTTTCTGGCAGTTGGGGTCAACCCTATTTTTCATTTATCTAATTCTGTTTTTATCAGTACTCTCTTTTCATACTTCCAGCCATATAAGTCTCTGATAAAAAACAGTAACGGAACTGCGGGGTTTAGCGGGAGTTTCCCAAGGGGGGATTTTATGAGTAATATTGCAGCTGTATGGCAGTCACCTGTGGGTCCGGTCTCTATCTCTGCCTCCTACTATCCCGGAGCAGATGTAAAGTGGTATCCACAGTTTAATATCGGGCTACTGCTTTTTAAAAACAAATCACTTAACAACTAAAATGAGAGGTTCCATATTACGCAAACTGGCTGGTGAATCGGCAATATACGGGCTTAGCACTGTGCTTGCAAGATTCATAAACTTTCTGTTTGTCCCAATTTATACCACAATGCTTTCTACAGGAAGCTATGGTATTGCAACTGAATTTCTTGCCTATATTGCCATATTGCAGGTTATACTTACACTGGGCCTTGAGACTGGCTGCTTTAACTTTGCCAGTAAGAATAGTGAGCCAAATAAAGTCTTCTCTAATGCACTTATAACCATTGGTGCACTCTCTGCTATCTTCTTTCTTGCCCTAGCTCTGTTCTCAGGCGAGATCTCAGTATGGATGGGTTATAAGGGTTACGGACAGATTATAATTTTCATAGGGAGTATTCTGGCTATTGACTCCTTTACTGCAATACTATTCGCCAGATTAAGGTTTCAGAACAAAGCATACAAATTTGCAATGTTTAAAACCATTAAAATTCTCTCCGAAACTGCATTTAACTTCATCCTCTTCTTTGGTGTTCCCGCCTTTTTTAAAACGCATCCGGATTCAATTCTTGCAGAGTTTATTTCTCTTACTCCGGATTTCACATACATTATTTTTGCAATTTTCCTGAGTGGTATTGTTTCATTGCTGATTTTCATTCCAGATATAGTGGCTCTCAGATTCTCTTTTGACAAAAGACTCTGGAGAGAGATGATGCTCTACTCCCTTCCTCTTATGATCGCAGGTCTCCCGGGGATTATTAACGATACAATTGACAGACCTCTCTTCAGATTCTTTACCCCTGAGGGGCTGGAGTGGAATTCTGAGCTTGGAATTTTTCAGGCCGGAGTTAAAATAGCTGTATTGATGTCGCTATTTATTCAGATGTTCAGGTATGCAGCAGAACCATACTTCTTTAAAAGAGCAGGAGGAGAGAAGTCAAAAGAGGAGTATGCAATGGTGATGGAGCATTTCACAGCATTTACAATGCTGGTTTTCCTGGGTCTTACACTATTTATAGATGTAATTGCGCTTATTATAGGGAAAGATTTCAGGGCAGGGATGGATATAGTCCCGGTTATGCTAATGTCTTATGTTATTCTGGGAATGAACTTTAATGTATCCATGTGGTACAAACTATCGGGAAAAACTAAATATGCAATTTATATAACAGCAGCTGCCCTTCCTGTAACCCTTGCCATTAATATGATTTTTATGCCCCTCTACTCATATCACGCAGCAGCCTGGGCTCATCTGGCAAGCTATGCAGTCATGTTTATACTAAGCGTTTTTATGGGTAGAAAACACTATCCTGTACCATATAACTGGAGACGAATTTTTCTCTTCGTCTCTGCAGGAGTCGCACTCTATCTTATCTCAATCCCCTTTGCAGAGGTCCATCCCCTGTTGAGATACTTTATCCACACCATACTGATTACTATATTCATATTAATATATTTTAAAGTTGAAAAGATAAATATATGGAGGTTAAAATTGTAAACCGCTCAAAAAACGAGCTCCCTCAGTATGCCACAATACACTCGGCAGGAATGGACCTAAGGGCAGACATCAGTGATAGCATTCCAATTCATCCTTTGCAAAGAGTTCTTGTTCCAACCGGTCTCTATATTGAGTTGCCAGAGGGGCACGAGGCTCAGATAAGGCCGAGGAGTGGTCTGGCAGCAAAGCACGGGATAGGTATTGTAAATAGTCCGGGAACAATTGATGCCGATTACAGGGGAGAGATTAAAATAATACTTGTTAATCTCTCTGATCAAGAGTTCATATTAAATCCGGGAGAGAGGATTGCTCAGATGGTTATTGCAAAATATGAGAGAGTTATCCTAAAAGAGGTAGAGGCATTGGGGGAGACAGAGCGTGGCGAAGGGGGATTTGGGTCAACAGGTAAAAAGTAGAGCAATGAATATTAAAGATTTACACTCGTTGTTTCTTGAGTCATCAGGAGTAACAACAGATACACGGGAGATTAAGAAGGGGGCTATCTTTTTCGCCCTGAAGGGGGATAACTTTGATGGTAATGATTATGCACAGAAGGCAGTTGAGCTGGGTGCATCGTGGAGTGTATGCGACCGGAGGGGAGTTGAAGGGGCCAGAATCATCTATGTTAAGGATAGTCTAAAGGCATTACAGGACCTGGCTGCATACCACAGAAGATATATTGGTGTTCCTCTTTTTGCACTTACCGGTACTAATGGTAAGACAACTACAAAAGAGCTTATCTCATCAGTCTTATCAAAGAGGTATAAGGTCCTCTCAACGGCAGGCAACCTAAATAACCACATTGGAGTTCCGTTGACCCTGCTTAAGATGGACAGAGAGACCGAGATAGCCGTTATTGAGATGGGCGCAAGCGCTCCCGGAGAGATAGAGCTTCTTTGTAAAATTGCAACCCCCGATGCCGGACTGATAACAAATGTAGGAAAGGCACACCTGCTGGGCTTTGGATCATTTGATGGTGTAAGACGCACCAAAGGAGAACTGTACGATTATTTAAAAGCATCCTCAGGGACTGCTCTTTATAATTCAGGAAATCCCATTTTGGTTGATATGATAAACGAGCGAAAAGGTTTAAAGATTATCCCATATGGAGCAGAACTGGCCGGGACGTTAATCCTTCCATCATCCCCGGAGAATCCGTTTTTGAGTATGAAAATTGAGGGGGGAAGGGTAATCAAAACAAATATGATTGGCTCATACAACTCAGATAATGTGCTTGCCGCACTGGCTGCAGGGGCTCTCTTTGAGGTTGATAAAGAGGAAGCTGTAAAAGCCATTGAAGAGTATTACCCATCAAATAACAGATCTCAGCTCACCAAAGGAGAGCGTAACACCCTGATAATAGATGCTTACAATGCTAATCCTACCAGTATGAGGGCTGCTTTAGAAAATTTCAAGGATATGGATTGTGAGAAAAAGGGGCTTGTCCTTGGGGATATGCTTGAACTGGGAGAGTTCTCAGATCAGGAGCATCAGGAAATTTTAAAACTAGCACTTGCCATTAACCCTGATATTATCTTTCTTGTGGGGACTGAGTTTGGTAAAGCTCTTTTGAAAATTGCACAGGGCAATCCATATGTTGAACTTTTTGAAAACTCTGAGGCTCTGAGAGAGCGTTTGGAAAAAAGGGAGATGACAGGAATAACTTTTCTTGTAAAAGGGTCAAGAGGAACCAGATTAGAGAGGGCCATCCCTGCTCTTCTATAACATCTTTCTACCTTTTATGTATGGTGCAATATCCCCAAACCTTGGTTTCCCGCCTCTGATAAGGAATGAGAGTACAATAAGACCTCTCATTACTCCTGAAAGTTTGATTACCGATGAGGATTTGCTCCTTTCCAGCCTATGTCTGTTTTGCCTGAACTCTTTGTGAGCCTGGACAACTGCATTATAAAAGCCCTTTTTACCCTGTATGAGAAATATTACAGCTGAGAGTCCATCAAAAATCATCCTGACAACAATAACAGGAAGTAATTTATGCTTGGGGAGATTCTTGTACAGCATATAAAGATTGTTCCTGTAATTTAACATCAGCTTTCTGGGGGAGTTGTTTGGAAGTGTACCCCCTCCAACATGGTAAACTACTGATGATGGGAATACCCAGATTTCAAAACCTGCCAACTGAGCTCTCCAGCAGAGGTCAATCTCCTCCATATGTGCGAAAAAGTTTTCATCAAGGCCGCCTAAATCTTTGTAGAGAGAAGACTTGATCATCATTGCGGCCCCGCTTGCCCAGAAAATTGTTGAGTCACGGTTGTACTGAGCTCTGTCCTTTTCAATATAAGATAGTATCCTCCCCCTGCAAAAAGGATATCCCAGCGAATCTATGAAACCACCAGATGCTCCGGCATACTCAAAAGCATCTTTTTCAAACGCAGACAATATCTTAGGCATTGCGACACCAGCTCCCGGATGGTTGGAAAACCCCTCATGCATTCTTTCAAGCCACCCCGGTGTCACCTCAACATCTGAGTTCAGCAGCACAAAAAAGTCTGCCTGAATTTGTGCAAGAGCTTTATTATACCCTCCGGTAAAACCATAATTTTTTTCAAATCTTATTACTCTTACCGAAGAGTAGTGAAGAGAGATCCATTCAACAGATCCGTCTGTTGAACCGTTATCTGCAACTACTACAAAACTTGAAGGAGATGTTGAATATTTAACAACTCCCGGAAGAAAACGCTCAAGATAGTGCTTTCCGTTCCAGTTAAGGATTACTATGGCTGTTAATGGCAATTTGGCTGATTTTGATGATATGCTGTACAAAAATAGGATTAAAAGCGATATCTCAAACCAATTTCCAGTTTGAACTGAAGAGGTTGCACTGTTCTTATGCTTTTAGGCTGATAATTATAGAAGTAATATGTAAGCATTGGGTCTGCATATAGTCCAATATTCTTACCCAGCAAATACTCAGCTCCAACAGCAACTCCGGCTGACCACTGATAACCTCTTACAGAGTTTGTCTCCACATATGCCAGAGGCCCGTTTACCTTAATTCTCTCTGATAACCCCTTCTCTAGAGTGACTCCGCCTCCCCCGTAGATAGAGAAATTCTTTGATGTTATTATTTTTGAATAGAGATAAAGTGGTATTCCAATGTAGTGCAGAGACTCCTCTTTTTTAAGAGCCTCATTGAATGTCCTCTCCTCAGTTATTGAATATAGCATGGTATAGTTAATTCCTGTAACTGCAAAAAGAGATTTAGTAAGAGGAAGAGAAACCTGAAGCCCTATTGATACCGGCGGAAGATATCTTGTATCGTAAAGCGTCTCCAGGTCATTTCTCTCTCTGGCAAGAGAGGATGAGAGTTCGTTGAAGGTTATATAATCAAAGGTCTGGAGCGCCCTCTCTGTACTTCCGGAAGCAGGCGAGACTGTTGTTGAGAAAGCAATGGTTGGCTTCCCAATGTTAAATCTTCTCTTTTTGACAACTACCTCTTCATCGGATGGCCAAAGCTGAACAGATGGCTCCTTTTTAGTATTCTGAGGTTGTTGTGAGGGCTTATTCTCCTCCGGCAGACTCTGAGGCTCTTGCTCCTCTGCGGGGATTTCAATCTTATCGCTATTATTAGCCGGAGTCTCTGCTCTTCTGTTCTTGGGACTAGCAGTTGTTACCACTTTATCAGCAGCGATTGCGGCAGGAGGCTCTTTCTCGCTTTGAGATTCAGATTCCTGAATAATTATATCAGCCTTCAGCGGAGGATCAAGCGATCTCCAGATTGAATCCTTTCCAATAATTAAAAACAGGGCAACTGCTGCGGCCAGCGCTGCAACAGCTCTGGTTGTTCTGAAAAAAACGACCCTTCTTCTTGCGGAAGATAGTTCGTTTTGAATAGAATCCCAAGACGAAGGGTCAGGAATCTCTTCGTAACTCTCCATCTTATCCTTTATTCGTCTATAAAAATCACTCTCCTTCATTCTGTCTCTTTATCCTTTCCTGAAGCCAAACCCTCGCTCTGCTTAGCTGTGAGCGGGAACTGCCTTCACTTATGTTTAACTCTTTAGCAATCTCCTGGTGGTTATAGCCTTCAATTGCATACATATTGAACACAATTCTGAATCCATCCGGCATTGACGCTATCAACTCCATAAGCTCTTTTGAACTCATTGTCTCCACTGCACCGGGAAAATCGCTTATTTCACCTATGGCATTATCAATCTCCTCTGTGTTTCTAAGTATATCTACTTTTCTCAGAGACATAAGTGCCGTATTCACGAAAATCCTTCTTATCCAACCCTCGAAAGAGCCGGTTCCGCTGTAGCTGTCAATTTTGTTAAAGAGCGTAATGAATCCATCGTGCAGAATATCCTTAGCCCTCTCTCTGTCTCCTGCATAACGCGAGGCGAGGGTGAGCATTCTTGGAGCATATATCTCGTAGAGTTTCCGCTGAGCAGTTGGTTCCCGCTTTATGCAGCCCTCTATCAACTCCTGCTGTGTGGAATATTCTCTTCTTTGGATTCCCATTTCTGTTATTAATAGATGCAAATTAACCATCTTTTGTTGCATTGGCAATGATAATTGGACATTGGATTGATATTTGTAAAGGGATAATTTGATTATTTTTGTAAATCACACTATCACAAATGAGAAGCACCTTGAAAAACAATGCATTAAAACACACATTAACAATACTGTTGATGGCCGTTGCGATTTTTTCGCACAACTCCCTTGATGCAAAAAAAGATAACAGAGAGAGAGATTTTTTATTTATGGAGGGGTTAAGAATGGTTAATCTGGGACAACTCTCAGGGGCAGAAAAGATCTTTACCGAACTTACCTCAAAATTTCCTCAGATGGATGCTGCATATTATAATCTTGCAAATATTCATCTCAAAAAAGGGGATCTTTCAAAGGCTCTAAAATTTACCGAGAAGGCTGTTGCTGCTGATAGTTCTAACTACTGGTACTCTATTCAGCTTGCAAGACTATACTCTGCAATGGGAGATCTCGCAAAATCCACAGAGGTGTATGAATCTGTTAAAAGGAGAAATCCGGCCGGAACAAGTCTCTATATTGAGCTTATAGACATATATGTCAGAGGCAGGGAGTATGACAAAGCACTTCTTACACTGGAGGATATTGAGAAAAGAGGTGGAGTAAACGAAGCTACTGCCCTTACCAGATATAATATAATGGTTAACCAGGGGAAAATGGAATCGGCAATCCAAATGATTGAGGAGGTAGAGAAGAGCTCCCCCTCACCCAGAATATCTTCACTATTGGGAGATTACTACGCCTCTGTGAAGAAGGATACCCTGGCCATGCAATACTACTCGGCAGCTCTTGCTCTTGAACCCGGTTATATTCCGGCAATATTCGGTCTGGCAGAGAGCTACAGGATAAGAGGACAATACGATCTTTACTTCCAGCATATGTTCCCGTTTATGGCAAATTCTGATGTTAATCCGGGAATGAAGGTTGAATATATGAAAGAGATCCTTGCAAATCAGAAATTTGTACAGACTTTTTATCCACAGATTGACACCTTAATGCAAAATTTATATACTGCACATCCTGAAGATAGCCTGGTTGCTTACAATCATGCTGTTTTTCTGGTACAGTCAGCCAGGCCTGAGAAAGGCCTTGATATTCTTAAAGACAACATTAAACGGTATCCGGAAGAGAGAAACCCTCTTCATCAATACCTCTCTCTGCTCTATTATCTTGAAAAATGGGATGAGCTTATAAGTATGAGTGATTCTGCTCTTCTCTCCCATCCGGCAGATATTGAATTTATGCAGCTCAAAGGTATTGGAGAGCTTCAGATGAACAAGACAAGCGATGCCATTGAAACATTTCTCAAAATACTTCCTTTAGCAAAGGGAGATAGCGCATCTACAGTTAGGATTCTCTCAATCCTGGGAGATACTTATTATATGGCCGGAAATAAAAAGGAGTCATACAAATACTACAAAAAGACAATCCGCCTGGAGCCAAATCATGCTCCTGCACTTAATAATTATGCATATTACCTGAGTGAGGAGAATAAACAGCTAAAGAGAGCTCTGGAAATGAGTAAAAGGACAGTTGAGCTGGAGCCGGAGAATTCGACCTACCTGGATACATATGCCTGGATCCTTCATAAACTGGGAAGAAACAGCGAAGCTAAGACCATCCTTAAACAAGCCATGGTATACGGAGGAAACGAAAATGCAGATATACTTGATCACTACGCCGAGGTCCTCTTTGCTCTCGGAGAAAAAGATCTTGCTTATATATACTGGGGGCAGGCCCATAAACTCGATCCATCGCTCGATATTGCAGCAAAAGTTGAGAAAATTAAATCCGGTAAAAGATGAGACCTCTCTTTAAAGTAGTTTTTATGGTTGTTCTAATATCTTTTTCTGTTATTGCGACAGGCCAGAGCATTGAGGAGCAGGAGCTTAAAAAGAGGCAAATTGAAGAGGAGATTGCTTTTCTTGACAGTCAGTTATCTACCACAAAGAAAAAGCAGGCTGATAATACCAAAGAGCTTAATTTCATCCGAAGAAAAATTTCAAACAGGAAGAGACTTCTTAGTCAGATTGAGAATGAGATCCTGACAATCAATAAAGAGATGACGCAAAGTGAGGGGGAGATCAACAGATTGAACAGAGATCTTGCGCAGCTTAAAAAGGAGTACTCAAAGCTTATCTATGAGGCCTACAAACACAGAGATCAGGCATCATGGATGATGTATGTGCTTGCAAGCAATACTATTGATCAGGGCTATAAAAGATGGGTGTTTTTTAAGGATTTTAATAATTCAATGCAGGAGAGAGCTTCCAGAATCAAGGCTACATCTGAAGAGATAAGCAACAAGGTAGATGCTTTGGAAAAAATGAAGGAGAAGTCAATAAAAAGTCAGGAGCAGAGAAGCAGTGAATATAAAAAGCTTCAGACTGATGAAAAGGGGGCCCGTCAGACAATATCACAACTCTCAAGACAGGAGAAGCAATTCAGGGCTCAGCTTGATTCAAAAAGGAGAGAGGTAGAGCGGCTTAACCGTGAAATAGAGAGGATTCTTGCCGAGGCAATGAAGGCAAAGGAAAGTCCTGATTTTAAGGAGAGTGTTGCAGAGAGGAAGCTATCTGATAATTTTGAACTCAACAAAGGGAAACTACCCTGGCCGGTTAAGAGAGGTGCTGTTGTAGAGGAGTTTGGTCAACACAACCACCCGGTTTTTAAAAATGTTAAACTCCCCTTCAACAACGGAGTAAACATTGCAACCGACAAAGGGGCTGAGGTGTTTTGTGTTTTTGATGGTGTGGTAAAACAGGTCCTGGTTATGCCCGGATATAACCAGTGTGTACTTGTTCAGCATGGTAGTTTTTACACTTTCTACTGTAAACTTGATAAGGTTACAGTTAAGGCCGGCGAGAA
It includes:
- a CDS encoding oligosaccharide flippase family protein, giving the protein MRGSILRKLAGESAIYGLSTVLARFINFLFVPIYTTMLSTGSYGIATEFLAYIAILQVILTLGLETGCFNFASKNSEPNKVFSNALITIGALSAIFFLALALFSGEISVWMGYKGYGQIIIFIGSILAIDSFTAILFARLRFQNKAYKFAMFKTIKILSETAFNFILFFGVPAFFKTHPDSILAEFISLTPDFTYIIFAIFLSGIVSLLIFIPDIVALRFSFDKRLWREMMLYSLPLMIAGLPGIINDTIDRPLFRFFTPEGLEWNSELGIFQAGVKIAVLMSLFIQMFRYAAEPYFFKRAGGEKSKEEYAMVMEHFTAFTMLVFLGLTLFIDVIALIIGKDFRAGMDIVPVMLMSYVILGMNFNVSMWYKLSGKTKYAIYITAAALPVTLAINMIFMPLYSYHAAAWAHLASYAVMFILSVFMGRKHYPVPYNWRRIFLFVSAGVALYLISIPFAEVHPLLRYFIHTILITIFILIYFKVEKINIWRLKL
- the dut gene encoding dUTP diphosphatase, whose protein sequence is MEVKIVNRSKNELPQYATIHSAGMDLRADISDSIPIHPLQRVLVPTGLYIELPEGHEAQIRPRSGLAAKHGIGIVNSPGTIDADYRGEIKIILVNLSDQEFILNPGERIAQMVIAKYERVILKEVEALGETERGEGGFGSTGKK
- the murF gene encoding UDP-N-acetylmuramoyl-tripeptide--D-alanyl-D-alanine ligase gives rise to the protein MNIKDLHSLFLESSGVTTDTREIKKGAIFFALKGDNFDGNDYAQKAVELGASWSVCDRRGVEGARIIYVKDSLKALQDLAAYHRRYIGVPLFALTGTNGKTTTKELISSVLSKRYKVLSTAGNLNNHIGVPLTLLKMDRETEIAVIEMGASAPGEIELLCKIATPDAGLITNVGKAHLLGFGSFDGVRRTKGELYDYLKASSGTALYNSGNPILVDMINERKGLKIIPYGAELAGTLILPSSPENPFLSMKIEGGRVIKTNMIGSYNSDNVLAALAAGALFEVDKEEAVKAIEEYYPSNNRSQLTKGERNTLIIDAYNANPTSMRAALENFKDMDCEKKGLVLGDMLELGEFSDQEHQEILKLALAINPDIIFLVGTEFGKALLKIAQGNPYVELFENSEALRERLEKREMTGITFLVKGSRGTRLERAIPALL
- a CDS encoding glycosyltransferase family 2 protein, which encodes MPLTAIVILNWNGKHYLERFLPGVVKYSTSPSSFVVVADNGSTDGSVEWISLHYSSVRVIRFEKNYGFTGGYNKALAQIQADFFVLLNSDVEVTPGWLERMHEGFSNHPGAGVAMPKILSAFEKDAFEYAGASGGFIDSLGYPFCRGRILSYIEKDRAQYNRDSTIFWASGAAMMIKSSLYKDLGGLDENFFAHMEEIDLCWRAQLAGFEIWVFPSSVVYHVGGGTLPNNSPRKLMLNYRNNLYMLYKNLPKHKLLPVIVVRMIFDGLSAVIFLIQGKKGFYNAVVQAHKEFRQNRHRLERSKSSSVIKLSGVMRGLIVLSFLIRGGKPRFGDIAPYIKGRKML
- a CDS encoding outer membrane beta-barrel protein produces the protein MKESDFYRRIKDKMESYEEIPDPSSWDSIQNELSSARRRVVFFRTTRAVAALAAAVALFLIIGKDSIWRSLDPPLKADIIIQESESQSEKEPPAAIAADKVVTTASPKNRRAETPANNSDKIEIPAEEQEPQSLPEENKPSQQPQNTKKEPSVQLWPSDEEVVVKKRRFNIGKPTIAFSTTVSPASGSTERALQTFDYITFNELSSSLARERNDLETLYDTRYLPPVSIGLQVSLPLTKSLFAVTGINYTMLYSITEERTFNEALKKEESLHYIGIPLYLYSKIITSKNFSIYGGGGVTLEKGLSERIKVNGPLAYVETNSVRGYQWSAGVAVGAEYLLGKNIGLYADPMLTYYFYNYQPKSIRTVQPLQFKLEIGLRYRF
- a CDS encoding sigma-70 family RNA polymerase sigma factor, giving the protein MGIQRREYSTQQELIEGCIKREPTAQRKLYEIYAPRMLTLASRYAGDRERAKDILHDGFITLFNKIDSYSGTGSFEGWIRRIFVNTALMSLRKVDILRNTEEIDNAIGEISDFPGAVETMSSKELMELIASMPDGFRIVFNMYAIEGYNHQEIAKELNISEGSSRSQLSRARVWLQERIKRQNEGE
- a CDS encoding tetratricopeptide repeat protein encodes the protein MRSTLKNNALKHTLTILLMAVAIFSHNSLDAKKDNRERDFLFMEGLRMVNLGQLSGAEKIFTELTSKFPQMDAAYYNLANIHLKKGDLSKALKFTEKAVAADSSNYWYSIQLARLYSAMGDLAKSTEVYESVKRRNPAGTSLYIELIDIYVRGREYDKALLTLEDIEKRGGVNEATALTRYNIMVNQGKMESAIQMIEEVEKSSPSPRISSLLGDYYASVKKDTLAMQYYSAALALEPGYIPAIFGLAESYRIRGQYDLYFQHMFPFMANSDVNPGMKVEYMKEILANQKFVQTFYPQIDTLMQNLYTAHPEDSLVAYNHAVFLVQSARPEKGLDILKDNIKRYPEERNPLHQYLSLLYYLEKWDELISMSDSALLSHPADIEFMQLKGIGELQMNKTSDAIETFLKILPLAKGDSASTVRILSILGDTYYMAGNKKESYKYYKKTIRLEPNHAPALNNYAYYLSEENKQLKRALEMSKRTVELEPENSTYLDTYAWILHKLGRNSEAKTILKQAMVYGGNENADILDHYAEVLFALGEKDLAYIYWGQAHKLDPSLDIAAKVEKIKSGKR
- a CDS encoding peptidoglycan DD-metalloendopeptidase family protein, producing MRPLFKVVFMVVLISFSVIATGQSIEEQELKKRQIEEEIAFLDSQLSTTKKKQADNTKELNFIRRKISNRKRLLSQIENEILTINKEMTQSEGEINRLNRDLAQLKKEYSKLIYEAYKHRDQASWMMYVLASNTIDQGYKRWVFFKDFNNSMQERASRIKATSEEISNKVDALEKMKEKSIKSQEQRSSEYKKLQTDEKGARQTISQLSRQEKQFRAQLDSKRREVERLNREIERILAEAMKAKESPDFKESVAERKLSDNFELNKGKLPWPVKRGAVVEEFGQHNHPVFKNVKLPFNNGVNIATDKGAEVFCVFDGVVKQVLVMPGYNQCVLVQHGSFYTFYCKLDKVTVKAGEKLKTGQAMGALAASDENGSVIHFQLWHGTNKQNPELWISK